CTTTCTTTGCTTTGGTCAGTTGTGTCTTTGCCGGTACTTTTCCCGATTATTTGGAGGGACGTATTGTAAATGGTGTTAATAGTACCATTGAAGCCCATCCCTATCAGGTTTCATTGCAAACCAACAATGGTTTCCATTTCTGTGGTGGTTCCATCATCAGCGAAGATATTATTGTAACCGCCGCTCATTGTATGCAAAAATATAAGGCTCATGAATTTAAAGTACGTTTGGGTTCCACCGAATACAATAAGGGTGGTGTATTGGTCGATGTTAAAGCTTTCAAATTCCATAAAGGTTATAATCCCAAAACCATGGTAAATGATGTTGCCGTCATTAAGTTAGCCAGACCTGTGCGTGAAACCGCCTCAATTCGTTATGTGAAATTAGCTGAAAAGACTCCTGCCACCGGTACTACCGCTGTTGTTACAGGCTGGGGCGCTAAATGCTTCTTATTCTGCCAAACCGCTCCTATTATTTTGCAAGAAGTCGAAGTTGATATTATTGATAATGCTGTGTGTGGCtcaagtaaatataaatatggtgCTGATATCAAGGAAACCATGTTGTGCGCTTATGCTGTTAAGAAAGATGCTTGCCAAGGTGATTCGGGTGGCCCATTGGTAGCCAACAATGAATTGGTCGGTGTTGTTTCTTGGGGTAAAGGTTGTGCTATTTCTGGTTATCCCGGTGTCTATTGTGATGTAGCTACTGTTCGCAGCTGGATCGAAAAGACTGTTAAGGAATTTGTTAAAGAATATTCTTTCTTGTAAAGTTCTTTACTAGTATTTTATTCAAACTAAAAGTTTGATAGTgaataattgtaatttataaaaatgtaacttTTATAAAGttgtgatatttttaataaaaattatttaaaaattaaaaggaaaaactatttgagtttgaaaaatgttttataataataattataattgttatatAATCGATTAATAAGACAGTTACTATTAGAGATTTCCCAACAAAATTTCTCATAGTCGGAGCTGGTCAAAGAGTTCCAGAGAGTtctcataatttttatataaaaaacaagtaagaaagtatagtcgggcatggccgaccatacaataccctacaccatgagtatatttttaaaatttttactttttataaagaaacttttatgttgaatattattccaaaatatttaagcaatttattggttaaaaaaaaactaaaatttcaaaatgtggctttatataggtcaaatatgggccgatcctcggtaaatttgggaaaaggatatatttttaaataacagttatttttgttgagtttgattgcgatacaaatggttacaagtcaattttagacgtttaagacatttttgaaggggggtttgtatgggggctagggtcatataagggccgatccttacgaaaatctgcagtgtcatttatacttatataaaacttatataaatttttagagagataatagaatatttgacgtaattatgacataaaaagttcaaatcgggacgtatggttgtatgggggctaatgaaataatggaccgatttcaaccatcttcaataggcttcgtccctgtgccaaaaaaaaacatgcttggcccaaatttcatcaaattatcttgaaaattgcggactgtaccttgcgcacaaggtttacatggacagccagccagcctgccggacagactgacggacatgtcttaatcgactcaaaaaatgattctgaatcgaccggtatactttaaggtgggtattagaccaatatttttgtatgttacaaacatcagcacaaacgtataataccctccccactatagtggtgtagggtataatgataaGCATGTATTTAAATCTTTGGTTAACGGATCTAAGTGGATCGAGGCTTATAATTTCAATTACTACCTTTGTAATTgacaaaaatttctttgataaaagtaataaaaaacaaataaaatataaattttatttaactcacctcaatttaaataaatttgttcatttGTATATTACAATATTATCCTTTTAaggtatttaattataaacgaCCGAACCGTTTCCccgttttatttacattatttataattacttataatatGGGCAACTCTACTACGCACTAATATTTACCCTTAAAACAATAACTACActtgttgctattgtttttgtaaaaaaataccaGATTTATTTCAATTACTCTGCTTTTACTACTACTTATTTACACACTCTTTTACTCTTTATTTACTATTAAAATTTGACACTTTATTTCTTATTCtcattttatattcatacattttaatGCATTTCACCTCAGCccaccaacaacaaaaacaacataatttcgtacaaacaaaaattagcaTGAACAAACATAATAACTAcgcatttttttctttgctctGCTTTTACCATAGagatttttttacttctttattttttttttgctcttttttatgtaacaaaaacataaacaacaacactttcaaTGCATCATCACCCCATCATTACTAACATACTCACACACAAACTCTTGTATAAAAgactttagaaaagaaaaaaaaacactaacaatTCACACCACTTTAATgcatataacaacaacaacaaaggaATAACTTGCATTTACACACttctattaagatttttttgtggacacttatttatttcattgaaaactttaatttaacacttaattttgataattttttatagcatttttattaaataacattattttgattaatatttgaaagattttattaatttcacttcacttttatagattttatatacACTTTTTAACGGACGACACTTGTTTGCGACTGATTTTAATAATGACGGCGTGTGAACTAAATTATTTGACCACTAGTGAGTGTAGAGTTGCCAGCACAGAAAGGATTGTGAGAGATGAGAGGATTTTGTTAagggaaattttagtttttataactttttgggATAATGAGTAGAAATtggttttcttaaaagaaagtaaattaATGATGGAATGTTAATTATGTTAATTGTTGCAAAATGGAACAGTGGGTCAAAATAgacaactgaactgaactaaaactgaactagaactgaaatagaactgaaatagaacagaactagaactgaactagaactgaaatagaactgaactagaactgaactagaactgaactagaactgaactagaactgaactagaactgaactagaactgaactagaactgaactagaactgaactagaactgaactagaactgaactagaactgaactagaactgaactagaactgaactagaac
The window above is part of the Lucilia cuprina isolate Lc7/37 chromosome 6, ASM2204524v1, whole genome shotgun sequence genome. Proteins encoded here:
- the LOC111678325 gene encoding trypsin-like; translated protein: MLRFVAFFALVSCVFAGTFPDYLEGRIVNGVNSTIEAHPYQVSLQTNNGFHFCGGSIISEDIIVTAAHCMQKYKAHEFKVRLGSTEYNKGGVLVDVKAFKFHKGYNPKTMVNDVAVIKLARPVRETASIRYVKLAEKTPATGTTAVVTGWGAKCFLFCQTAPIILQEVEVDIIDNAVCGSSKYKYGADIKETMLCAYAVKKDACQGDSGGPLVANNELVGVVSWGKGCAISGYPGVYCDVATVRSWIEKTVKEFVKEYSFL